The Seriola aureovittata isolate HTS-2021-v1 ecotype China chromosome 3, ASM2101889v1, whole genome shotgun sequence genome includes a region encoding these proteins:
- the timm10 gene encoding mitochondrial import inner membrane translocase subunit Tim10, whose product MDPMKAQQLAAELEVEMMADMYNRMTNACHRKCVPPHYKEAELTKGESVCLDRCVAKYLDLHEKLGRKLTELSVQDEEMMRKAAVGSG is encoded by the exons ATGGATCCCATGAAAGCACAGCAGCTGGCAGcggagctggaggtggagatgATGGCTGACATGTACAACCG AATGACCAACGCCTGCCACAGGAAGTGTGTACCGCCACATTACAAGGAGGCAGAGCTGACAAAAGGGGAGTCGGTTTGTTTGGACCGCTGTGTGGCCAAATACCTGGACCTTCATGAGAAGCTGGGACGCAAGCTGACAGAGCTCTCAGTCCAGGATGAAGAAATGATGAGGAAGGCAGCCGTTGGGAGCGGATAG
- the LOC130165997 gene encoding uncharacterized protein LOC130165997 isoform X2 — protein MRRYWWPGFEMQLLGELQRQQNSAQFCDTLLQTEGISVPTHSCILAALSPYLSQKLSASPSPPSGQKHQLQLQAVKAQTLLKLVGLLYSGEVEVKGSTEQNDVLAAARQFGIINLVEGQKDGGMKEGERQSPWSCRENDFHAEESRGRDKSRKMRDAQVQTEMAGKTDTDSPVEKRSCISTGTQTVKAGEKSVYSSITLSSQATPPTPESTPSVAQSLDFSVTLEKQFCSTSCPVIPSMPSGASSDGDSILNRSFCSLINPTSTPVLCSEMLTFPVSLNDDAESPRRQEDNNYKQSSESGDSIQGLAEESTELENRKRNGKIVDNREDREQPSQATGDEMPGEERGKSTEKRCVQASVGLKSLAMMKQLQQVMESTQISIKVKLRRRTKGEMWEVVSMQDTDDALKQDGSNHKRPGTDISNVPPPPSTVQPDCHILQPALTNPPRSQPHPNTSSDSQPPSSDCFTPNQNNGIEAAPLLQPQGSAEESDEQIEKLLEDIMMGLNILPNLERDSKKSHYLQPSHDGVLTVPQIPAPQNDAGHSQMHAGVSAAGCVFYQDLETQSYKSSTDTGIHCCFTAQNQSSCSSLSSVLPDSVLIQQQQESSLQNHSSVRSMWQREGMSHQSMPLSKSQDCLHPEPAMTRSVRPSAFFSAGQKLHYPAFQEASSEDSQHILELLPLNNETQSMHSLCLPCMDDLRLPRCLSPLELCTSSTEQQPALNNPLNLGVKIQQQPSLYGRPWLRENPDSLQFPLSAIIRRENKSAYLPQDTNCSCWSKQCQGNLEMNPESSSAKEVEERERVSAGQQNATELKYDCTKMKDGDTTGAIAPKRRRTRRTSHPQHAAASLLSYKDVKVSDGTETQINLSVCQVSLSSNNVLAKEREMATSSLNIQSKFVRKPNQPSSIRESLREKTRGCGVNTALTRIRTRAFLKKAQESGNTSQEASLFAKPVAHRDKTANKEGVRSQKRGRPAKIQLEELTAPNNNPPAAVVDKNNNYEESQQNMDKNLPKKELEKEDKTEQRCKKRRINRSTEVEVIPLKKAASTENTGNADADAEIISDIRKPGTTKRPQMVTLKEFQNLIKRQHSKMRKSIKSQETNETVRDVKGMVCRDDTCKESTEEIKMDKGIIQPQDRGRSDGSQVTVDENHNHISNELTDENNKSQQDETDDSASKETSSFSGISLFSFDVLEEEVAKLAAEREQPLKNPDEGTTCDTGESNTTQQTVNNDEGLSHSDTHLPQEIKLLSDDNLQPKTPPPDAGGISRTSGCGGEEEEKEEGGEEEEEVEVDVLLYSPVKVPQTRECEDEHNNMEITPDEEEEEDVNEIDVTGDEAE, from the exons ATGCGGAGGTACTGGTGGCCAGGTTTTGAGATGCAGCTTCTTGGtgagctgcagagacaacaaAACAGCGCCCAATTCTGTGATACCCTGTTACAAACTGAGG GTATCTCAGTGCCAACCCACAGCTGTATCCTCGCAGCTCTCAGCCCCTACCTGTCTCAGAAGCTGTCAGCCTCCCCATCTCCTCCGTCCGGCCAGAAGCATCAGCTCCAGCTTCAAGCTGTTAAGGCCCAGACCCTGCTGAAGCTGGTCGGTCTGCTATATTCTGGGGAGGTGGAGGTAAAAGGAAGCACAGAGCAGAATGACGTGCTAGCTGCAGCCCGCCAGTTTGGGATTATAAACCTTGTAGAGGGACAGAAAGACGGGGGgatgaaggaaggagagaggcagagtcCCTGGAGTTGCAGGGAGAATGACTTTCATGCAGAGGAAAGCAGAGGGAGGGATAAAAGCAGGAAGATGAGGGACGCACAAGTTCAGACTGAGATGGCtggaaagacagacacagattcTCCAGTTGAAAAGAGAAGTTGTATATCTACAGGAACACAGACTGTCAAAGCTGGTGAAAAGTCAGTGTACAGCTCTATTACTCTGTCTAGCCAAGCTACACCTCCAACCCCAGAGTCTACGCCCTCTGTAGCTCAAAGCTTGGATTTTTCTGTCACACttgaaaaacagttttgctcCACTTCTTGCCCAGTCATTCCCAGCATGCCCAGTGGAGCATCAAGCGATGGCGACTCTATATTAAACCGATCCTTCTGCAGTTTAATAAATCCTACGTCAACTCCAGTTTTGTGCAGTGAAATGTTGACCTTCCCTGTTTCTCTTAATGATGACGCCGAGTCCCCAAGGCGTCAGGAAGACAACAACTACAAGCAGTCTTCTGAGTCTGGGGACAGCATACAGGGCTTGGCTGAGGAAAGCACAGAACTGGAGAATAGGAAAAGAAATGGCAAGATCGTTGACAACAGAGAAGATAGAGAGCAGCCGAGCCAGGCTACCGGAGATGAGATGccaggagaggaaagaggaaagtcAACAGAGAAGAGGTGTGTACAGGCCAGTGTAGGGTTGAAGAGCTTGGCTATgatgaaacagctgcagcaggtaaTGGAGTCCACACAGATTTCTATCAAG gtgaagctgaggaggaggactAAAGGAGAAATGTGGGAGGTGGTGAGCATGCAAGACACAGATGATGCGTTGAAACAG GATGGCTCCAACCACAAAAGGCCAGGCACAGACATTTCAAACGTCccgcctcctccctccactGTCCAACCAGACTGCCATATTCTTCAACCTGCTCTCACCAACCCCCCCAGATCCCAACCCCACCCTAACACCTCCTCTGACTCCCAGCCACCCTCTAGTGACTGCTTCACCCCGAACCAAAACAACGGCATCGAAGCAGCTCCACTCCTCCAGCCTCAGGGCTCCGCAGAGGAGTCCGATGAGCAGATCgagaagctgctggaggacaTCATGATGGGCCTCAACATCCTGCCCAACCTGGAGAGGGACAGCAAGAAGTCTCATTACCTTCAACCGAGCCATGACGGAGTACTGACTGTTCCCCAGATCCCAGCTCCACAGAATGATGCAGGGCACAGTCAGATGCACGCTGGCGTCAGTGCAGCAGGGTGTGTGTTTTACCAGGATTTGGAGACACAAAGTTACAAGTCATCAACAGATACAG GTATCCACTGTTGTTTCACAGCTCAGAACCAGTCCAGCTGCTCAAGCCTTTCATCTGTACTACCAGATTCAGTGCTAATCCAGCAACAGCAGGAGAGCTCTCTGCAGAATCACTCATCTGTCAGATCCATGTGGCAGAGAGAAGGAATGAGCCATCAGAGCATGCCACTGTCCAAAAGTCAAGACTGTCTACATCCTGAGCCAGCTATGACAAGATCAGTTAGACCCTCAGCTTTCTTCTCCGCTGGGCAGAAACTACATTACCCAGCGTTCCAGGAAGCGTCTTCAGAAGACAGTCAGCACATCCTTGAGCTTTTACCCCTGAATAATGAGACACAGTCAATGCATTCTCTCTGTTTACCTTGCATGGACGATTTGCGGCTTCCTCGATGTCTGTCTCCATTAGAGCTGTGTACCTCTTCAACAGAACAACAGCCTGCCCTCAACAACCCATTGAACCTTGGTGTTAAAATTCAGCAACAGCCATCTCTATATGGGCGACCTTGGCTCAGAGAAAATCCTGATTCACTACAATTTCCTCTCAGCGCCATCATTcgcagagaaaataaaagtgcataTTTACCACAGGatacaaactgcagctgttgGTCAAAGCAATGTCAGGGAAATCTGGAGATGAATCCTGAATCTTCTTCTGCAAAAGaggtggaagagagagaaagggtgtCTGCTGGTCAACAAAACGCTACGGAACTGAAATATGACTGTACGAAGATGAAGGATGGTGACACTACAGGTGCAATAGCACCTaaaaggaggaggacaaggcGCACCAGTCATCcacaacatgctgctgcttctctcttgTCATACAAAGATGTGAAAGTCAGTGATGGAACAGAGACTCAAATCAACTTGAGTGTTTGTCAAGTCAGTTTGTCAAGCAATAATGTGCTGGCGAAGGAAAGAGAAATGGCCACCAGCTCTCTGAACATTCAGTCCAAATTTGTAAGGAAACCAAATCAACCATCATCCATCAGGGAAAGTCTGAGAGAGAAAACCAGAGGGTGTGGGGTGAATACTGCCCTAACTCGGATCAGAACCAGGGCTTTCTTGAAAAAAGCTCAGGAGTCAGGTAACACAAGCCAAGAAGCTTCTTTATTTGCAAAACCCGTGGCGCACAGAGATAAGACAGCGAATAAAGAAGGAGTCAGAAGCCAGAAACGTGGAAGACCGGCAAAAATACAGCTTGAAGAGCTTACCGCTCCGAACAACaatcctcctgctgctgttgttgataaAAATAACAACTATGAAGAAAGTCAGCAGAATATGGACAAAAATTTACCAAAGAAAGAATTGGAAAAGGAGgacaaaacagagcaaaggtGCAAAAAAAGGAGGATAAACAGAAGTACAGAAGTGGAGGTAATTCCACTGAAGAAGGCCGCAAGCACTGAGAACACCGGCAATGCTGATGCAGACGCTGAGATCATCTCAGACATAAGAAAACCTGGGACAACTAAACGGCCACAGATGGTCACTCTGAAGGAGTTTCAAAACCTTATTAAAAGGCAACATTCAAAAATGAGGAAGTCAATAAAAAGCCaggaaacaaatgaaactgTAAGAGATGTGAAAGGAATGGTTTGCAGAGACGACACATGTAAAGAATCAACTGAGGAGATAAAGATGGACAAAGGCATTATTCAACCTCAAGACAGGGGCAGGAGTGACGGATCTCAGGTCACAGTTGATGAAAATCACAATCACATTTCAAACGAATTAACAGACGAGAATAACAAATCACAGCAAGACGAGACAGATGACTCTGCTTCTAAGGAGACCAGTTCGTTCAGTggcatttctttgttttcctttgatGTGTTGGAAGAAGAGGTGGCCAAGTTAGCAGCTGAGAGGGAGCAGCCATTGAAGAATCCTGATGAAG ggACAACCTGTGATACAGGAGAGTCAAATACAACACAGCAGACTGTCAATAATGATGAAGGCTTGTCTCACAGTGACACTCACCTGCCTCAGGAAATCAAACTGCTGTCAGATGACAACTTGCAGCCCAAAACACCTCCACCAGATGCTGGTGGGATCAGCAGGACCTCAGGCTgcggaggagaagaagaagaaaaagaagaaggaggagaagaggaggaggaagtggaggtggaTGTTCTGCTTTATTCCCCAGTCAAAGTGCCTCAGACCAGAGAATGTGAGGatgaacacaacaacatggaGATAACtccagatgaagaagaggaggaagatgtgaATGAGATTGACGTGACTGGAGATGAGGCAGAGTAA
- the LOC130165997 gene encoding uncharacterized protein LOC130165997 isoform X1: MRRYWWPGFEMQLLGELQRQQNSAQFCDTLLQTEGISVPTHSCILAALSPYLSQKLSASPSPPSGQKHQLQLQAVKAQTLLKLVGLLYSGEVEVKGSTEQNDVLAAARQFGIINLVEGQKDGGMKEGERQSPWSCRENDFHAEESRGRDKSRKMRDAQVQTEMAGKTDTDSPVEKRSCISTGTQTVKAGEKSVYSSITLSSQATPPTPESTPSVAQSLDFSVTLEKQFCSTSCPVIPSMPSGASSDGDSILNRSFCSLINPTSTPVLCSEMLTFPVSLNDDAESPRRQEDNNYKQSSESGDSIQGLAEESTELENRKRNGKIVDNREDREQPSQATGDEMPGEERGKSTEKRCVQASVGLKSLAMMKQLQQVMESTQISIKVKLRRRTKGEMWEVVSMQDTDDALKQDGSNHKRPGTDISNVPPPPSTVQPDCHILQPALTNPPRSQPHPNTSSDSQPPSSDCFTPNQNNGIEAAPLLQPQGSAEESDEQIEKLLEDIMMGLNILPNLERDSKKSHYLQPSHDGVLTVPQIPAPQNDAGHSQMHAGVSAAGCVFYQDLETQSYKSSTDTGIHCCFTAQNQSSCSSLSSVLPDSVLIQQQQESSLQNHSSVRSMWQREGMSHQSMPLSKSQDCLHPEPAMTRSVRPSAFFSAGQKLHYPAFQEASSEDSQHILELLPLNNETQSMHSLCLPCMDDLRLPRCLSPLELCTSSTEQQPALNNPLNLGVKIQQQPSLYGRPWLRENPDSLQFPLSAIIRRENKSAYLPQDTNCSCWSKQCQGNLEMNPESSSAKEVEERERVSAGQQNATELKYDCTKMKDGDTTGAIAPKRRRTRRTSHPQHAAASLLSYKDVKVSDGTETQINLSVCQVSLSSNNVLAKEREMATSSLNIQSKFVRKPNQPSSIRESLREKTRGCGVNTALTRIRTRAFLKKAQESGNTSQEASLFAKPVAHRDKTANKEGVRSQKRGRPAKIQLEELTAPNNNPPAAVVDKNNNYEESQQNMDKNLPKKELEKEDKTEQRCKKRRINRSTEVEVIPLKKAASTENTGNADADAEIISDIRKPGTTKRPQMVTLKEFQNLIKRQHSKMRKSIKSQETNETVRDVKGMVCRDDTCKESTEEIKMDKGIIQPQDRGRSDGSQVTVDENHNHISNELTDENNKSQQDETDDSASKETSSFSGISLFSFDVLEEEVAKLAAEREQPLKNPDEAGTTCDTGESNTTQQTVNNDEGLSHSDTHLPQEIKLLSDDNLQPKTPPPDAGGISRTSGCGGEEEEKEEGGEEEEEVEVDVLLYSPVKVPQTRECEDEHNNMEITPDEEEEEDVNEIDVTGDEAE, encoded by the exons ATGCGGAGGTACTGGTGGCCAGGTTTTGAGATGCAGCTTCTTGGtgagctgcagagacaacaaAACAGCGCCCAATTCTGTGATACCCTGTTACAAACTGAGG GTATCTCAGTGCCAACCCACAGCTGTATCCTCGCAGCTCTCAGCCCCTACCTGTCTCAGAAGCTGTCAGCCTCCCCATCTCCTCCGTCCGGCCAGAAGCATCAGCTCCAGCTTCAAGCTGTTAAGGCCCAGACCCTGCTGAAGCTGGTCGGTCTGCTATATTCTGGGGAGGTGGAGGTAAAAGGAAGCACAGAGCAGAATGACGTGCTAGCTGCAGCCCGCCAGTTTGGGATTATAAACCTTGTAGAGGGACAGAAAGACGGGGGgatgaaggaaggagagaggcagagtcCCTGGAGTTGCAGGGAGAATGACTTTCATGCAGAGGAAAGCAGAGGGAGGGATAAAAGCAGGAAGATGAGGGACGCACAAGTTCAGACTGAGATGGCtggaaagacagacacagattcTCCAGTTGAAAAGAGAAGTTGTATATCTACAGGAACACAGACTGTCAAAGCTGGTGAAAAGTCAGTGTACAGCTCTATTACTCTGTCTAGCCAAGCTACACCTCCAACCCCAGAGTCTACGCCCTCTGTAGCTCAAAGCTTGGATTTTTCTGTCACACttgaaaaacagttttgctcCACTTCTTGCCCAGTCATTCCCAGCATGCCCAGTGGAGCATCAAGCGATGGCGACTCTATATTAAACCGATCCTTCTGCAGTTTAATAAATCCTACGTCAACTCCAGTTTTGTGCAGTGAAATGTTGACCTTCCCTGTTTCTCTTAATGATGACGCCGAGTCCCCAAGGCGTCAGGAAGACAACAACTACAAGCAGTCTTCTGAGTCTGGGGACAGCATACAGGGCTTGGCTGAGGAAAGCACAGAACTGGAGAATAGGAAAAGAAATGGCAAGATCGTTGACAACAGAGAAGATAGAGAGCAGCCGAGCCAGGCTACCGGAGATGAGATGccaggagaggaaagaggaaagtcAACAGAGAAGAGGTGTGTACAGGCCAGTGTAGGGTTGAAGAGCTTGGCTATgatgaaacagctgcagcaggtaaTGGAGTCCACACAGATTTCTATCAAG gtgaagctgaggaggaggactAAAGGAGAAATGTGGGAGGTGGTGAGCATGCAAGACACAGATGATGCGTTGAAACAG GATGGCTCCAACCACAAAAGGCCAGGCACAGACATTTCAAACGTCccgcctcctccctccactGTCCAACCAGACTGCCATATTCTTCAACCTGCTCTCACCAACCCCCCCAGATCCCAACCCCACCCTAACACCTCCTCTGACTCCCAGCCACCCTCTAGTGACTGCTTCACCCCGAACCAAAACAACGGCATCGAAGCAGCTCCACTCCTCCAGCCTCAGGGCTCCGCAGAGGAGTCCGATGAGCAGATCgagaagctgctggaggacaTCATGATGGGCCTCAACATCCTGCCCAACCTGGAGAGGGACAGCAAGAAGTCTCATTACCTTCAACCGAGCCATGACGGAGTACTGACTGTTCCCCAGATCCCAGCTCCACAGAATGATGCAGGGCACAGTCAGATGCACGCTGGCGTCAGTGCAGCAGGGTGTGTGTTTTACCAGGATTTGGAGACACAAAGTTACAAGTCATCAACAGATACAG GTATCCACTGTTGTTTCACAGCTCAGAACCAGTCCAGCTGCTCAAGCCTTTCATCTGTACTACCAGATTCAGTGCTAATCCAGCAACAGCAGGAGAGCTCTCTGCAGAATCACTCATCTGTCAGATCCATGTGGCAGAGAGAAGGAATGAGCCATCAGAGCATGCCACTGTCCAAAAGTCAAGACTGTCTACATCCTGAGCCAGCTATGACAAGATCAGTTAGACCCTCAGCTTTCTTCTCCGCTGGGCAGAAACTACATTACCCAGCGTTCCAGGAAGCGTCTTCAGAAGACAGTCAGCACATCCTTGAGCTTTTACCCCTGAATAATGAGACACAGTCAATGCATTCTCTCTGTTTACCTTGCATGGACGATTTGCGGCTTCCTCGATGTCTGTCTCCATTAGAGCTGTGTACCTCTTCAACAGAACAACAGCCTGCCCTCAACAACCCATTGAACCTTGGTGTTAAAATTCAGCAACAGCCATCTCTATATGGGCGACCTTGGCTCAGAGAAAATCCTGATTCACTACAATTTCCTCTCAGCGCCATCATTcgcagagaaaataaaagtgcataTTTACCACAGGatacaaactgcagctgttgGTCAAAGCAATGTCAGGGAAATCTGGAGATGAATCCTGAATCTTCTTCTGCAAAAGaggtggaagagagagaaagggtgtCTGCTGGTCAACAAAACGCTACGGAACTGAAATATGACTGTACGAAGATGAAGGATGGTGACACTACAGGTGCAATAGCACCTaaaaggaggaggacaaggcGCACCAGTCATCcacaacatgctgctgcttctctcttgTCATACAAAGATGTGAAAGTCAGTGATGGAACAGAGACTCAAATCAACTTGAGTGTTTGTCAAGTCAGTTTGTCAAGCAATAATGTGCTGGCGAAGGAAAGAGAAATGGCCACCAGCTCTCTGAACATTCAGTCCAAATTTGTAAGGAAACCAAATCAACCATCATCCATCAGGGAAAGTCTGAGAGAGAAAACCAGAGGGTGTGGGGTGAATACTGCCCTAACTCGGATCAGAACCAGGGCTTTCTTGAAAAAAGCTCAGGAGTCAGGTAACACAAGCCAAGAAGCTTCTTTATTTGCAAAACCCGTGGCGCACAGAGATAAGACAGCGAATAAAGAAGGAGTCAGAAGCCAGAAACGTGGAAGACCGGCAAAAATACAGCTTGAAGAGCTTACCGCTCCGAACAACaatcctcctgctgctgttgttgataaAAATAACAACTATGAAGAAAGTCAGCAGAATATGGACAAAAATTTACCAAAGAAAGAATTGGAAAAGGAGgacaaaacagagcaaaggtGCAAAAAAAGGAGGATAAACAGAAGTACAGAAGTGGAGGTAATTCCACTGAAGAAGGCCGCAAGCACTGAGAACACCGGCAATGCTGATGCAGACGCTGAGATCATCTCAGACATAAGAAAACCTGGGACAACTAAACGGCCACAGATGGTCACTCTGAAGGAGTTTCAAAACCTTATTAAAAGGCAACATTCAAAAATGAGGAAGTCAATAAAAAGCCaggaaacaaatgaaactgTAAGAGATGTGAAAGGAATGGTTTGCAGAGACGACACATGTAAAGAATCAACTGAGGAGATAAAGATGGACAAAGGCATTATTCAACCTCAAGACAGGGGCAGGAGTGACGGATCTCAGGTCACAGTTGATGAAAATCACAATCACATTTCAAACGAATTAACAGACGAGAATAACAAATCACAGCAAGACGAGACAGATGACTCTGCTTCTAAGGAGACCAGTTCGTTCAGTggcatttctttgttttcctttgatGTGTTGGAAGAAGAGGTGGCCAAGTTAGCAGCTGAGAGGGAGCAGCCATTGAAGAATCCTGATGAAG cagggACAACCTGTGATACAGGAGAGTCAAATACAACACAGCAGACTGTCAATAATGATGAAGGCTTGTCTCACAGTGACACTCACCTGCCTCAGGAAATCAAACTGCTGTCAGATGACAACTTGCAGCCCAAAACACCTCCACCAGATGCTGGTGGGATCAGCAGGACCTCAGGCTgcggaggagaagaagaagaaaaagaagaaggaggagaagaggaggaggaagtggaggtggaTGTTCTGCTTTATTCCCCAGTCAAAGTGCCTCAGACCAGAGAATGTGAGGatgaacacaacaacatggaGATAACtccagatgaagaagaggaggaagatgtgaATGAGATTGACGTGACTGGAGATGAGGCAGAGTAA